A region of Mammaliicoccus sp. Dog046 DNA encodes the following proteins:
- the infA gene encoding translation initiation factor IF-1 → MAKQDVIELEGTVLDTLPNAMFKVELENGHEILAHVSGKIRMNYIRILPGDKVTVEMSPYDLTRGRITYRYK, encoded by the coding sequence ATGGCTAAACAAGATGTAATCGAATTAGAAGGTACTGTATTAGATACTTTACCAAACGCTATGTTTAAAGTAGAATTAGAAAATGGACATGAAATTTTAGCACACGTTAGTGGTAAAATCCGTATGAACTATATTAGAATTCTACCTGGCGACAAAGTAACAGTTGAAATGTCTCCGTATGACCTAACACGCGGAAGAATCACTTATCGTTATAAATAA
- the rpmJ gene encoding 50S ribosomal protein L36 yields MKVRPSVKPICEKCKVIRRKGKVMVICENPKHKQKQG; encoded by the coding sequence ATGAAAGTAAGACCATCAGTAAAACCAATTTGCGAAAAATGTAAAGTTATTCGTCGTAAAGGTAAAGTAATGGTGATTTGTGAAAATCCAAAACACAAACAAAAACAAGGCTAA
- a CDS encoding BglG family transcription antiterminator, translating to MKDLNGRQRRIMHYLLSNGKQLYTIKELSEMLGSSDKTIRNDMKVIIETSKQLAGVDIRIKRGSGIHVAIDQHIEDDLIEQLNAAYESKDQNMVAINIAVLLLNASNKHLLLKDIAREMYISINEVKVALAIIGDWMEKFSISIVVKKGKGIQLQGREIDFRNASRFIASLQMNRLSNHEILIKEFGAVEYKVVSDQVNQVFNEILTNDEKTQLMTHLLIMIHRIKSGHFISIEIPITEKEMTHVLNELCDQLEQHLSIKINENERRYLTLHLPERHDSNLEPAEEVLRLVENLMDEMKHEAMIDFSTDEQLKLGLMTHMTSTIDRMYLSVNINNPLLTEIKKSYPFIFSSVVNAIRNLESKLKYKIPENEMGYITLHFQAAYERMKSTEHKKVVIVCHLGVGISQMLRVRIEKRFPNFIICDVIKVDETVDYIQKNDIDMIVTTIKLDIDTIPVIQVSPLLTTEDEQSLGKYTSSIDIKSPNQSLLMKYLKTELIHMNTSDLSRYELIELIGSELIEAGYVQKAFVQSVSHREFLSSTAVGYGVSIPHGKTEYVEQSSISLAILKEPIIWGEENVSIVFLTALTEEDKKYYHQIYREINDLIEDEETMLNLKHANSKEEIIRLIKRD from the coding sequence ATGAAGGATTTGAACGGTAGGCAACGCCGTATTATGCATTATTTATTATCAAACGGGAAGCAACTGTATACGATTAAAGAACTGAGTGAGATGCTTGGGAGCTCAGATAAGACGATTCGAAATGATATGAAGGTTATTATTGAAACGTCTAAACAATTGGCTGGTGTGGATATTCGTATTAAACGGGGATCGGGTATTCATGTGGCAATTGATCAACACATTGAAGATGATTTAATTGAACAATTAAATGCAGCTTATGAATCAAAAGATCAAAATATGGTAGCTATTAATATTGCTGTATTGTTGTTGAATGCATCAAACAAACATTTATTGCTCAAAGATATCGCACGGGAAATGTACATCTCAATCAATGAAGTGAAAGTGGCTTTGGCTATTATTGGCGATTGGATGGAGAAGTTTAGTATTTCTATCGTGGTTAAAAAAGGGAAAGGTATTCAATTACAAGGAAGAGAAATTGATTTTCGTAATGCGAGTAGGTTTATTGCATCACTACAGATGAATCGACTGTCTAATCATGAAATACTCATTAAAGAGTTTGGTGCAGTTGAATATAAAGTTGTAAGTGATCAAGTCAATCAAGTATTCAATGAAATATTGACGAACGATGAAAAGACTCAATTGATGACACATTTATTAATTATGATTCATCGTATTAAAAGTGGTCATTTCATTTCAATTGAAATACCTATTACTGAAAAAGAAATGACGCATGTATTAAATGAGCTATGCGACCAATTAGAACAGCACTTATCAATTAAAATTAATGAAAATGAAAGACGCTATTTAACGTTACATCTTCCTGAAAGGCACGATTCAAATTTAGAACCAGCAGAGGAAGTACTGCGTCTTGTTGAGAATTTAATGGATGAAATGAAACATGAGGCGATGATAGACTTTTCAACAGATGAGCAGCTTAAACTAGGATTGATGACACATATGACTTCGACAATTGATAGAATGTATTTGTCTGTGAATATAAATAATCCTTTACTTACTGAAATTAAAAAAAGTTATCCATTTATTTTCTCGAGTGTTGTAAATGCTATTAGAAATCTAGAGTCTAAACTTAAGTATAAAATTCCAGAGAATGAAATGGGCTATATTACGTTACATTTTCAAGCTGCTTATGAACGTATGAAATCAACAGAACATAAGAAAGTGGTCATTGTTTGTCATTTAGGTGTGGGCATTTCACAAATGCTCCGTGTCAGAATCGAAAAGAGATTTCCGAATTTCATTATTTGTGATGTGATTAAAGTAGATGAAACAGTGGATTATATACAAAAAAATGACATCGATATGATTGTCACTACAATAAAACTAGATATAGATACGATACCTGTGATTCAAGTATCCCCGTTACTGACAACAGAAGATGAACAGTCCTTAGGAAAATATACAAGTTCAATAGATATAAAAAGTCCTAATCAGTCCTTGTTAATGAAGTATTTAAAAACAGAATTGATTCATATGAATACAAGTGATCTGAGTCGATATGAATTAATAGAATTAATAGGAAGCGAACTTATCGAAGCGGGTTATGTACAGAAAGCATTTGTACAGAGTGTGTCACATAGAGAGTTTTTAAGTTCAACGGCTGTGGGCTACGGTGTAAGTATTCCACACGGTAAGACAGAATATGTAGAACAATCATCAATCAGTTTAGCGATTCTAAAAGAGCCTATTATTTGGGGAGAAGAGAATGTAAGCATCGTATTCCTAACTGCATTAACTGAAGAAGATAAGAAATACTATCACCAAATTTATCGTGAAATTAATGATTTGATTGAAGATGAAGAAACAATGTTAAATCTCAAACATGCGAATAGTAAAGAGGAGATTATAAGGTTGATTAAGAGAGATTGA
- the rpsK gene encoding 30S ribosomal protein S11, whose product MARKQVSRKRRVKKNIESGVAHIRSTFNNTIVTITDDFGNALSWSSAGALGFKGSKKSTPFAAQMASETASKTAMEHGLKTVEVTVKGPGPGRESAIRALQSAGLEITAIRDVTPVPHNGCRPPKRRRV is encoded by the coding sequence ATGGCACGTAAACAAGTATCTCGTAAACGTAGAGTGAAAAAGAATATCGAAAGTGGTGTTGCTCATATTCGCTCAACATTCAACAATACAATCGTAACGATCACTGATGACTTCGGTAATGCATTATCATGGTCTTCAGCAGGTGCGTTAGGATTCAAAGGTTCTAAAAAATCAACTCCTTTTGCAGCTCAAATGGCTTCAGAAACAGCTTCAAAAACTGCAATGGAACATGGTTTAAAAACTGTAGAAGTTACAGTTAAAGGTCCTGGCCCAGGTCGTGAATCAGCGATCCGTGCGTTACAATCAGCTGGATTAGAAATTACAGCTATTAGAGACGTAACACCAGTTCCTCATAACGGATGTCGTCCACCAAAACGTCGTCGTGTATAA
- a CDS encoding energy-coupling factor transporter transmembrane component T, protein MTDKMIIGRYIPGDTIIHRLDSRMKMIYVFLFMIFIFFCNNWITYGFMLVTVLFIMYLAKIKLWFLIKGLTPVMLLFIFTFIMHLIVTKGGPVLLDLKLFTIEQNGVTQGAFIVLRLMLLVMISTIMTLTTSPISLTDAIESMLRPLKKFKFPVHELAMMMSISLRFIPTLMDELDRIIKAQTARGSDVAAGSIFNRLKAVIPLLIPMFISAFKRADELAIAMESRGYNASNQRTNYRILNWKLRDSSALVTILIVGMILYLLRN, encoded by the coding sequence ATGACAGATAAAATGATTATTGGTCGTTATATACCTGGTGACACGATTATTCATCGCTTAGATTCAAGAATGAAGATGATCTATGTTTTCTTATTCATGATATTTATTTTCTTCTGTAACAACTGGATAACATATGGATTTATGCTAGTGACAGTATTATTCATTATGTATTTAGCAAAAATAAAATTATGGTTCTTAATTAAAGGTTTAACACCCGTCATGTTACTGTTTATCTTTACATTTATCATGCATCTTATCGTCACTAAAGGTGGTCCAGTATTACTGGATTTAAAGTTATTCACTATCGAACAAAATGGTGTTACACAAGGTGCGTTTATCGTACTTCGATTAATGCTATTAGTTATGATTTCAACGATTATGACATTAACAACAAGTCCAATTAGTCTAACTGACGCAATCGAATCAATGTTAAGACCACTTAAAAAATTTAAGTTTCCAGTTCACGAGTTAGCGATGATGATGTCAATTTCATTGAGATTTATTCCGACGCTAATGGATGAGTTAGATAGAATTATAAAAGCACAAACAGCAAGAGGATCAGATGTGGCTGCAGGAAGTATATTTAATAGACTTAAGGCAGTCATACCGTTGTTAATTCCAATGTTTATTTCTGCATTTAAGAGAGCAGATGAACTGGCGATTGCCATGGAATCTAGAGGGTACAATGCATCGAATCAACGAACGAACTATCGTATATTAAATTGGAAACTAAGGGATAGCTCAGCGTTAGTTACAATTTTAATTGTAGGGATGATATTATATTTATTAAGAAATTGA
- the rpsM gene encoding 30S ribosomal protein S13: MARIAGIDVPREKRVVISLTYVYGIGKTTAQKILKEANVSEDTRVRDLTDDELGRIREVVDGYKVEGDLRRERNLDIKRLMEIASYRGIRHRRGLPVRGQNTKNNARTRKGPVKTVANKKK; this comes from the coding sequence ATGGCTCGTATTGCAGGTATTGACGTACCACGTGAGAAACGCGTAGTAATCTCGTTAACTTACGTATATGGTATCGGAAAAACAACAGCACAAAAAATTCTTAAAGAAGCAAACGTATCTGAAGACACACGTGTTCGTGATTTAACTGATGACGAATTAGGTCGTATCCGTGAAGTAGTTGACGGTTACAAAGTTGAAGGTGATCTTCGTCGTGAAAGAAACTTAGACATTAAACGTTTAATGGAAATCGCTTCATACCGTGGAATTCGCCACCGTCGTGGTTTACCAGTTCGTGGTCAAAACACTAAGAACAATGCGCGTACGCGTAAAGGACCAGTTAAAACAGTAGCGAACAAGAAAAAATAA
- the rpsI gene encoding 30S ribosomal protein S9, which translates to MAQVEYQGTGRRKHSVARVRLVPGEGNVTINKRDVRDYLPFESLILDLNQPFEVTETKGNYDVLVNVQGGGFTGQAQAIRHGIARALLEADPEYRGSLKRAGLLTRDPRMKERKKPGLKGARRSPQFSKR; encoded by the coding sequence TTGGCACAAGTTGAATATCAAGGCACAGGTCGTCGTAAACATTCAGTAGCACGTGTACGTTTAGTACCTGGTGAAGGTAACGTAACAATTAACAAACGTGACGTACGTGACTACTTACCATTTGAATCATTAATTTTAGATTTAAACCAACCATTTGAAGTTACTGAAACTAAAGGAAACTATGATGTTTTAGTAAACGTTCAAGGTGGAGGTTTCACTGGACAAGCACAAGCTATCCGTCACGGAATTGCACGTGCATTGTTAGAAGCAGATCCAGAATACCGTGGATCATTAAAACGCGCTGGATTACTTACTCGTGACCCACGTATGAAAGAACGTAAGAAGCCAGGTCTTAAAGGCGCTCGTCGTTCTCCACAATTCTCAAAACGTTAA
- a CDS encoding energy-coupling factor transporter ATPase — translation MVQERMIEFSNVTFKYGEDQPVALNDVSFHINKGQWTSIVGHNGSGKSTIAKLLMGIHQSFSGEIKVGNATLTEETVEELRKSIGIVFQNPDNQFIGSTVEYDVAFGMENQSVEYNKMHDIVDQVLQEVGMSEMKTFEPSHLSGGQKQRVAIAGILAMSPEIMILDEATAMLDPEGKESIMHLIKTLQDEHQLTVVSITHDLEEAVNADEIIVMNKGCVYKQGQPSEIFKDGAYLTEIGLDLPFSMRMNTLINNSYEFISLEQLVDRL, via the coding sequence ATGGTGCAGGAAAGAATGATTGAGTTTTCTAACGTGACGTTTAAATATGGTGAAGATCAGCCTGTTGCACTAAATGATGTTTCATTTCATATAAATAAAGGACAATGGACTTCTATTGTTGGACATAACGGATCAGGTAAATCTACAATCGCTAAGTTATTGATGGGTATTCATCAGTCTTTTAGTGGAGAGATTAAAGTTGGTAATGCCACTTTAACTGAAGAAACGGTTGAAGAATTAAGAAAAAGTATTGGCATCGTGTTTCAAAATCCAGATAATCAGTTTATTGGTTCAACTGTTGAATATGATGTAGCATTTGGAATGGAAAATCAAAGTGTTGAGTATAACAAAATGCATGACATTGTTGATCAAGTACTGCAAGAAGTAGGGATGTCTGAAATGAAGACATTTGAACCTAGTCATTTATCAGGAGGACAGAAGCAAAGAGTTGCGATTGCTGGCATCCTAGCAATGTCACCTGAAATAATGATTTTAGACGAAGCAACTGCAATGTTAGATCCAGAGGGCAAAGAAAGTATTATGCACTTGATTAAAACTTTGCAAGATGAACATCAATTAACGGTCGTATCTATTACACATGATTTAGAAGAAGCAGTAAATGCGGATGAAATCATTGTAATGAATAAAGGGTGCGTTTATAAACAAGGTCAACCTAGTGAAATATTTAAAGATGGGGCGTATCTTACTGAAATAGGTTTAGACTTACCGTTCTCTATGCGTATGAACACTTTAATTAATAACAGTTATGAATTTATTTCTTTAGAACAGTTGGTAGATCGATTATGA
- a CDS encoding energy-coupling factor transporter ATPase, whose product MNINFEKVIYDYSIKTPFQYRALNEVSTSFNEAKFYAIVGHTGSGKSTLIQHLNAILKPTRGKVIIGETEVKHKSKAKHLLPVRKKVGIVFQFAEHQLFEDTVEKDIIFGPLNYGMDKKEAIDKAESLIDLFNMDRSILKRSPFELSGGQKRRIAIAGVLAMQPEILVLDEPTVGLDPKGQREMMELFNDIHQKLGMTIILISHQMDIVLKYAEEVKVMASGEIIAEDKPEHIFTNDELLKTAHLQAPKIIQLQQAIEHKHQMKFDRIATSEEMFKEMYEKQVIRDDR is encoded by the coding sequence ATGAATATTAATTTTGAAAAAGTTATTTATGATTACAGCATTAAGACCCCATTTCAATATAGAGCTTTAAATGAAGTTTCAACATCATTTAACGAAGCAAAGTTTTATGCAATAGTCGGTCATACAGGTTCAGGGAAATCGACGTTAATTCAACATTTAAATGCCATTTTAAAACCAACTAGAGGCAAAGTTATCATTGGTGAAACGGAAGTAAAACATAAATCAAAAGCAAAGCACTTATTACCTGTCCGTAAAAAGGTTGGTATCGTCTTTCAATTTGCCGAACATCAGTTGTTTGAAGATACTGTCGAAAAAGATATTATATTTGGTCCTTTAAATTATGGTATGGACAAGAAAGAAGCCATTGATAAAGCAGAGTCTTTAATCGATTTATTTAATATGGACAGAAGCATATTAAAACGATCCCCTTTTGAGCTCTCAGGAGGCCAAAAGAGACGCATTGCGATTGCTGGCGTATTAGCAATGCAACCAGAGATACTTGTCCTTGACGAGCCTACAGTGGGCTTAGATCCAAAGGGACAACGTGAGATGATGGAATTATTCAACGATATCCACCAGAAATTGGGGATGACGATTATATTAATTTCACATCAAATGGATATCGTGTTGAAATATGCAGAGGAAGTTAAAGTTATGGCATCAGGTGAAATCATAGCTGAAGATAAACCAGAACATATATTCACTAATGATGAATTACTCAAAACAGCACATTTACAAGCACCAAAAATCATCCAACTTCAACAAGCGATAGAGCATAAGCATCAAATGAAATTTGATCGAATTGCTACAAGTGAAGAAATGTTTAAAGAAATGTATGAGAAGCAGGTGATTCGTGATGACAGATAA
- the truA gene encoding tRNA pseudouridine(38-40) synthase TruA has product MRMLVKISYHGGQFMGFQIQHHERTVQYELERILKRMHQSFVRIHPSSRTDRGVHAIEQYFHFDTHLNIANEKWMYAFNSALPDDIYVQSVEQIDDDFHCRYDCVGKKYRYKVYIDEARHVFEHDTKVQQKKSVDINAMNEAAKHFVGTHDFTSFCSQKTEVKNKVRTIYQSNVVETEDGFEFIVTGSGFLYNMVRVMVAYLILVGEGKRSGNEIHTLLEERDRKKVPHTAPAHGLYLEKIYLDREALVKEFGNDIYIHDKKSKENI; this is encoded by the coding sequence TTGAGGATGTTAGTAAAAATTTCATATCATGGTGGCCAGTTTATGGGATTTCAAATACAGCATCATGAACGCACTGTGCAATATGAATTGGAAAGAATTCTAAAGAGAATGCATCAATCATTTGTAAGAATTCACCCTTCAAGTAGAACAGATAGAGGTGTACATGCAATTGAGCAATATTTTCACTTTGATACACATTTAAATATTGCGAATGAAAAGTGGATGTATGCATTTAATTCAGCTTTACCAGATGATATTTACGTGCAAAGTGTTGAACAGATTGATGATGATTTTCACTGTAGATATGATTGTGTTGGTAAGAAATATCGTTATAAAGTCTATATTGACGAAGCGAGACATGTATTCGAACATGATACGAAAGTACAACAGAAGAAATCAGTCGATATTAATGCAATGAATGAAGCTGCAAAACACTTTGTCGGGACACATGATTTTACCAGTTTTTGTTCTCAAAAAACTGAAGTAAAAAATAAAGTGCGTACCATTTATCAAAGTAACGTAGTAGAAACAGAAGATGGATTTGAGTTTATCGTCACAGGGTCAGGATTTTTATATAATATGGTCCGTGTCATGGTTGCTTATTTGATCTTAGTAGGTGAAGGTAAAAGAAGCGGAAATGAAATTCATACGTTGTTAGAAGAGCGTGATAGAAAAAAAGTACCACATACAGCTCCAGCGCATGGTTTGTATTTAGAAAAAATATATTTAGACAGAGAAGCACTTGTTAAAGAATTTGGAAATGATATCTATATTCATGACAAAAAATCTAAAGAAAATATTTGA
- the rplM gene encoding 50S ribosomal protein L13, with translation MRQTFMANEANIDRKWYVVDAEGQTLGRLSSEIASILRGKHKVTYTPHVDTGDYVVIINADKIYLSGNKEQDKIYYRHSNHPGGLKSVSAGELKEKNPIRLLETSIKGMLPKSKLGEKQGKKLFVYAGAEHPHAAQQPENYELRG, from the coding sequence ATGCGTCAAACATTTATGGCAAATGAAGCAAACATCGATCGCAAATGGTATGTTGTTGATGCTGAAGGACAAACGTTAGGTCGTTTATCATCAGAAATCGCATCAATCTTACGCGGTAAACATAAAGTAACTTATACACCACACGTTGATACAGGAGATTACGTTGTAATTATCAACGCTGACAAAATCTACTTATCAGGTAATAAAGAACAAGATAAAATTTACTACCGTCACTCAAATCACCCAGGTGGATTGAAATCAGTATCTGCTGGTGAATTAAAAGAGAAAAATCCAATTCGCTTATTAGAAACATCTATCAAAGGTATGTTACCTAAGAGCAAACTTGGTGAAAAACAAGGTAAAAAATTATTCGTATATGCTGGTGCAGAGCATCCACATGCTGCACAACAACCTGAAAACTACGAGTTACGTGGTTAA
- the rplQ gene encoding 50S ribosomal protein L17, with protein MGYRKLGRTSDQRKAMLRDLATQLIVSERIETTEARAKELRKVVDNLITLGKKGDLASRRRAAETLRDVKILEDDKTITALQKLFNDVAPRYEERQGGYTRIMKVGPRRGDGAESVIIELV; from the coding sequence ATGGGTTACAGAAAATTAGGTCGTACTTCTGATCAACGTAAAGCAATGTTACGTGACTTAGCTACTCAACTTATCGTTTCTGAACGCATTGAGACTACAGAAGCTCGTGCAAAAGAACTACGTAAAGTTGTTGATAACTTAATTACTTTAGGTAAAAAAGGTGATTTAGCTTCACGTCGTAGAGCAGCTGAAACTTTACGTGACGTTAAAATCTTAGAAGATGACAAAACAATTACTGCATTACAAAAATTATTCAATGATGTTGCGCCACGCTATGAAGAGCGTCAAGGTGGATATACTCGTATTATGAAAGTTGGTCCACGTCGCGGTGACGGTGCTGAATCAGTAATTATTGAATTAGTATAA
- a CDS encoding DNA-directed RNA polymerase subunit alpha, translating into MIEIEKPRIETIEVSDDSTFGKFVVEPLERGYGTTLGNSLRRILLSSLPGAAVKNIEIEGVLHEFSAVENVVEDVTTIIMNIKNLALKIYSDEDKTLEIDIKDEGEVTAKDIMHDSDVEILNPDLKIATVSKGGHFKMRLIANKGRGYALAEQNNTSDLPIGVIPIDSLYSPVSRVNYTVENTRVGQSSDYDKLTLDVWTDGSLSPQEAVSLGAKIMTEHLNIFVNLTDEAQNAEIMIEKEEDQKEKVLEMSIEELDLSVRSYNCLKRAGINSVQELADKSEADMMKVRNLGRKSLEEVKYKLEDLGLGLRKED; encoded by the coding sequence ATGATTGAAATCGAAAAACCTAGAATTGAAACAATAGAAGTTAGTGATGATTCTACATTCGGTAAGTTCGTTGTTGAACCGCTAGAACGTGGTTATGGTACAACACTAGGCAACTCCTTACGTCGTATCCTATTATCTTCATTACCAGGTGCGGCAGTTAAAAATATCGAAATCGAAGGTGTTCTTCACGAATTCTCAGCTGTAGAAAATGTGGTAGAAGACGTTACAACTATCATTATGAACATCAAGAATTTAGCACTTAAAATCTACTCTGATGAAGACAAAACACTAGAAATCGATATTAAAGATGAAGGTGAAGTTACTGCGAAAGATATTATGCATGATAGCGATGTTGAAATTTTAAATCCAGATTTAAAAATTGCAACAGTGTCTAAAGGTGGACACTTTAAGATGCGTTTAATTGCTAATAAAGGCCGTGGTTATGCTTTAGCTGAACAAAATAACACAAGTGATTTGCCAATTGGTGTCATTCCAATCGACTCACTTTACTCTCCAGTAAGTCGTGTTAACTACACTGTTGAAAATACTCGTGTAGGGCAAAGTAGTGATTATGATAAATTAACACTAGATGTATGGACAGATGGTTCTTTATCTCCTCAAGAAGCAGTTTCTTTAGGTGCTAAGATCATGACTGAACACTTAAACATTTTTGTTAATTTAACTGATGAAGCACAAAATGCTGAAATCATGATTGAAAAAGAAGAAGATCAAAAAGAAAAAGTACTTGAAATGTCTATTGAAGAATTAGATTTATCAGTACGTTCTTACAACTGTCTAAAACGTGCAGGAATTAACTCTGTACAAGAATTAGCAGACAAATCTGAGGCAGATATGATGAAAGTTAGAAACTTAGGTCGTAAGTCTCTTGAAGAAGTTAAATATAAATTAGAAGATCTTGGTCTTGGTTTAAGAAAAGAAGACTAA